A window of the Lolium perenne isolate Kyuss_39 chromosome 7, Kyuss_2.0, whole genome shotgun sequence genome harbors these coding sequences:
- the LOC127317291 gene encoding aluminum-activated malate transporter 9: MAGVPPAQLGSLWSTLEDQRGGGRGDVPLLSSTWSLPGGEGGGKEQEHKGLLGRAGAAVAGAWGAVCDGAAEMWAFARADRRRPVFAAKVGVALALISLLVFLREPREIVSHSIWAVLTVVVVFEFSIGATLSKGFNRALGTLTAGGLALAVAELSKNLGALEEVILIISTFTVGFCTNLIKLHPKMKPYEYGFRVFLLTFVYVMVSGYNTGKFTDTAVSRFVLIAIGAAVSLGINIGIYPIWAGEDLHNLIAKNFAGVAKSLEGCVDGYLKCMEYERIPSKILTYQASDDPLYSGYRAAVEASAQEETLLGFAIWEPPHGPYKMMSYPWKSFTKVGGALRHCSFAVMALHGCILSEIQAPPEYRRLFISEFHRVGREGAKVLRELGDNVKTMNKLRSSDILFEVHLAAEQLQKKIDEKSYLLMNTERWDTSKRAEGIKDAMNGTGKENKNEVAEPTIAEQTSAHHYKSFAASSFLSRYDSQSTIDGYRTLLAWPTRRSFHPNLPLEDEESKTYESASALSLATFASLLIEFVARLQNVVNAFEELSEKANFKDPVEEPAAVSNGDGGILDKICKSLGLKS, encoded by the exons ATGGCGGGGGTGCCGCCGGCGCAGCTGGGGTCGCTGTGGTCGACGCTGGAGGACCAGCGGGGCGGCGGGCGGGGCGACGTCCCGCTGCTCTCGTCGACCTGGAGCCTGCCGGGCGGCGAGGGGGGCGGCAAGGAGCAGGAGCACAAGGGGCTgctcgggcgcgccggcgccgcGGTGGCCGGGGCCTGGGGCGCGGTCTGCGACGGGGCGGCCGAGATGTGGGCGTTCGCGCGCGCCGACCGCCGGAGGCCCGTCTTCGCCGCCAAGGTCGGGGTCGCGCTCGCCCTCATCTCGCTGCTCGTCTTCCTCCGCGAGCCGCGCGAGATCGTCAGCCACTCCATCTGGGCCGTCCTcaccgtcgtcgtcgtcttcgagTTCAGCATCG GTGCAACATTGAGCAAAGGTTTCAACAGGGCATTAGGAACACTTACTGCAGGAGGGCTTGCTCTGGCAGTTGCCGAATTATCCAAAAACTTGGGGGCATTGGAAGAAGTGATCCTTATTATTAGCACCTTTACTGTTG GTTTTTGCACAAACTTGATAAAATTACACCCGAAGATGAAGCCTTATGAATATGGATTTCGTGTATTCTTGCTGACATTCGTTTATGTCATGGTCTCTGGGTACAACACGGGGAAGTTCACTGACACGGCTGTAAGTAGATTTGTATTGATTGCTATTGGTGCTGCTGTCAGTCTGGGAATCAATATTGGTATTTACCCAATCTGGGCTGGAGAGGATTTGCACAATTTGATTGCAAAGAATTTTGCTGGTGTTGCCAAATCCTTAGAAG GCTGTGTCGATGGATACCTGAAATGCATGGAGTATGAAAGGATTCCTTCAAAAATACTTACATatcaagcttctgatgatcctcTATATAGTGGGTACAGGGCAGCTGTTGAGGCATCAGCACAAGAGGAAACTCTG TTAGGTTTTGCTATATGGGAACCACCCCATGGCCCTTACAAAATGATGAGCTATCCTTGGAAGAGCTTCACTAAAGTTGGTGGAGCATTAAGGCATTGTTCCTTTGCAGTTATGGCATTGCATGGTTGCATTCTTTCAGAAATTCAG GCACCGCCAGAATACAGAAGgctttttatttcagaatttcaTAGAGTGGGCAGAGAAGGTGCTAAAGTGTTGCGCGAGCTTGGAGACAATGTTAAGACAATGAACAAGTTGAGGTCTTCAGATATACTATTTGAAGTCCACTTGGCAGCTGAGCAGTTGCAAAAAAAGATTGATGAGAAGTCATACCTCCTGATGAATACTGAAAGATGGGACACTAGCAAGCGAGCTGAAGGAATCAAAGATGCCATGAATGGCACTGGTAAAGAAAATAAGAATGAAGTGGCGGAACCTACAATAGCTGAACAAACTTCAGCACACCATTATAAGAGCTTTGCTGCCAGTTCATTTCTTAGCAGATATGATTCACAATCAACTATAGACGGTTACAGGACACTACTAGCTTGGCCTACTCGAAGATCATTCCATCCAAACTTGCCACTTGAAGACGAGGAGTCAAAAACATATGAAAGTGCAAGTGCATTATCATTGGCCACATTTGCCTCGCTTCTAATCGAGTTTGTTGCCCGGCTACAGAATGTTGTTAACGCATTTGAAGAGCTGAGTGAGAAGGCTAACTTCAAAGATCCTGTGGAAGAGCCTGCCGCAGTTAGCAATGGTGATGGTGGGATTCTCGATAAAATATGCAAATCTCTTGGACTGAAGAGTTGA